In Topomyia yanbarensis strain Yona2022 chromosome 2, ASM3024719v1, whole genome shotgun sequence, one DNA window encodes the following:
- the LOC131685211 gene encoding probable pseudouridine-5'-phosphatase — MANNFRKVTHCIFDMDGLLLDTEKIYEKMMGDLIESYNSTYPWATRLKVLGRTEHVAVSIIVNDLKLPCTEDEFMTKLQEKQLVDLADVPFMKGAERLIRHLHQHNIPIAVATGSSAESYEIKTQKHLELFDLFHHHVTGSSVQEGKPAPDIFLLAASQFSTSPKPEECLVFEDAPNGVKAGVSAGMQVVMVPAPYITEDQRKDASLVLNSLEEFQPELFGLPAFT, encoded by the exons ATGGCTAATAACTTTCGGAAAGTGACCCATTGCATTTTCGACATGGATGGATTGCTGCTGG ATACGGAGAAAATTTACGAGAAAATGATGGGGGATTTGATCGAGTCATACAACTCGACCTACCCGTGGGCTACCCGCCTAAAGGTCCTTGGTAGAACCGAACATGTAGCCGTCTCGATCATAGTGAACGACCTGAAGCTACCCTGCACAGAGGATGAATTTATGACAAAGTTACAAGAGAAACAGTTAGTGGATCTCGCCGACGTCCCTTTCATGAAAG GTGCCGAACGTTTAATCCGTCATCTGCATCAACACAACATTCCCATCGCGGTGGCCACCGGTTCCAGTGCGGAATCGTACGAGATTAAAACGCAAAAACACCTGGAGCTGTTTGATCTCTTTCACCACCATGTAACGGGATCGTCCGTGCAGGAGGGAAAACCTGCTCCGGACATTTTCCTCTTAGCTGCATCTCAATTTTCGACCTCACCTAAACCAGAAGAG TGTCTTGTCTTCGAGGATGCCCCTAACGGAGTGAAGGCGGGAGTTTCCGCCGGTATGCAGGTAGTTATGGTGCCCGCTCCCTACATAACTGAAGATCAGCGGAAGGACGCGTCGCTGGTGCTGAATTCGCTGGAAGAATTCCAACCGGAGCTGTTTGGATTGCCTGCCTTCACATAG